One segment of Fibrobacter sp. UWB10 DNA contains the following:
- a CDS encoding tRNA 2-thiocytidine biosynthesis TtcA family protein — MSNAIRKRISKKITKALHDFNLIEDGDKVLIAVSGGKDSSVLLMELASRMGKFLPNCEIGAIHIQSDFADKAPREFLQRMAEQYPQIPFFFKDVAVEGRLKEGRKLNCYWCSTQRRTELIKFARENGYNKIALGHHMDDIVETLLMNMLYKGEFSGMPPMVPYEKYPCSIIRPLCYCEESEIIEYAEDADIRKFTCTCEFSKASHRKSIREEIKNLTKGNSTLKANLFESMRNIRMDYLL, encoded by the coding sequence ATGTCCAACGCCATCCGTAAACGCATCAGCAAAAAAATCACCAAAGCATTGCACGACTTCAACCTGATTGAAGACGGTGACAAGGTGCTGATTGCGGTGAGCGGCGGCAAGGATTCCAGCGTTCTCCTGATGGAGCTTGCATCCCGCATGGGCAAGTTCCTGCCGAATTGCGAAATCGGGGCAATCCATATCCAAAGTGACTTTGCCGACAAGGCTCCGCGCGAATTCCTGCAGCGCATGGCCGAGCAGTATCCGCAGATTCCGTTTTTCTTTAAAGATGTCGCTGTAGAAGGCCGTCTCAAAGAAGGCCGCAAGCTCAACTGCTATTGGTGCAGTACTCAGCGCCGTACCGAACTCATCAAGTTTGCCCGCGAAAACGGCTACAACAAAATTGCGCTCGGCCACCATATGGATGACATCGTAGAGACCCTTTTGATGAATATGCTGTACAAGGGCGAATTCAGCGGCATGCCGCCGATGGTTCCTTACGAAAAATACCCCTGCAGCATTATCCGCCCGCTGTGCTATTGCGAAGAATCCGAAATTATCGAATACGCTGAAGATGCCGACATTCGCAAGTTCACTTGCACTTGCGAATTTTCTAAAGCGTCGCACCGCAAATCCATTCGCGAAGAAATCAAGAATTTGACCAAGGGAAATTCCACCCTGAAGGCAAACCTCTTCGAAAGCATGCGAAATATCCGCATGGACTACTTGCTATAA
- a CDS encoding M23 family metallopeptidase, with the protein MKKLEVHVFPTKTTSGRSYEFSLIGAIVAVLGVVAAILGFILFSPGQILDNITSGNITNVYKQNAAIRKELKEIRASVDESILKAEETRVLRDSALMVGGLGFVLETVSAMDDSILEKRKSVNEVEASFKKLLAALESDSATAEKIPVLHPMRNNHAVKKRFEMVYDPFTDSELPHRGIDYVAVEGDTVYATGAGIVSEVRKHRGFGLSVKIDHGHKVRTFYAHLGQALVKQGQQIQRGKPIALIGESGTQSSIGLHYEIRIDGVSINPESFYLTR; encoded by the coding sequence GTGAAGAAGCTTGAGGTGCATGTATTCCCGACCAAGACAACGTCGGGTAGAAGTTACGAGTTTTCGTTGATTGGTGCCATTGTTGCCGTGTTGGGTGTGGTGGCTGCTATTTTAGGGTTTATCCTGTTTTCGCCAGGGCAGATTCTAGACAACATAACGAGTGGCAATATCACTAACGTCTATAAGCAAAATGCGGCCATCAGAAAGGAACTTAAAGAAATCCGCGCCTCGGTTGACGAATCTATTTTGAAAGCCGAAGAAACCCGTGTGCTTCGCGATAGCGCCTTGATGGTGGGCGGCCTTGGTTTTGTGCTTGAAACCGTTTCTGCAATGGACGATTCGATTTTGGAAAAGCGCAAGAGCGTGAACGAAGTGGAAGCCTCGTTCAAGAAGTTGCTCGCGGCTTTGGAAAGCGATTCTGCGACAGCCGAAAAGATTCCGGTGCTGCACCCGATGCGCAACAACCATGCCGTTAAAAAGCGTTTTGAAATGGTGTACGACCCGTTTACCGATAGCGAACTTCCGCACAGGGGTATCGACTATGTGGCAGTCGAAGGCGATACCGTTTATGCAACTGGCGCGGGCATCGTGTCCGAAGTCCGAAAGCATCGCGGTTTTGGGCTTTCTGTCAAGATTGACCACGGGCATAAAGTGCGTACTTTCTACGCCCACTTGGGCCAGGCCTTGGTAAAGCAAGGGCAGCAGATTCAACGCGGAAAGCCCATTGCGCTCATTGGCGAAAGCGGCACGCAGTCGAGTATCGGCCTGCATTACGAGATCCGCATTGACGGCGTTTCCATCAATCCGGAAAGCTTTTATCTGACAAGATAG
- a CDS encoding alpha/beta hydrolase encodes MHRYDAGENAQYHATLVHYLGQSAFYAKDSVSLRVPKATVLYIHGFNDYFFQKELAQKVDSAGYSFYAIDLHKYGRSLREGEMIGELRDISEYYAEIDSAIAKIRGLEGDSIPFILMGHSTGGLIACLYASDRNNGADIAAIVLNSPFLEMNYVWPMRHIVAPMLSALGSVFPNIGIPRSENLNYDKSLHKSEGGEWDYDHSLKIPGSLPIDLGWLHAIHQGHVRVQQGLHLAPPVLVMRSGCSFRDDDWNEEYTHCDGVLNVEHIREYGANLGPSVQLEEIEGGLHDLILSHKPARDNAYQKIFKFLNDNIK; translated from the coding sequence ATGCATCGTTATGATGCCGGTGAAAATGCGCAATATCATGCAACACTTGTTCATTATTTGGGGCAATCGGCTTTCTATGCAAAAGATTCTGTATCATTACGTGTTCCTAAAGCGACAGTTCTTTACATACACGGGTTTAACGATTATTTCTTTCAAAAGGAACTTGCCCAAAAGGTTGATTCCGCAGGCTATTCCTTTTATGCAATAGACTTGCACAAGTACGGTAGGTCTCTACGCGAAGGCGAAATGATTGGCGAACTTCGCGATATTTCGGAGTATTACGCCGAAATTGATTCCGCTATCGCCAAAATTCGCGGCCTAGAGGGGGATTCCATACCGTTCATTTTAATGGGGCATAGCACCGGCGGGCTTATCGCATGCCTGTATGCATCTGACCGGAATAACGGTGCAGATATTGCTGCTATCGTCTTGAATAGTCCGTTTCTCGAAATGAATTATGTGTGGCCTATGCGTCATATCGTCGCCCCGATGCTTTCTGCATTGGGAAGCGTATTCCCGAATATCGGGATTCCGCGGAGCGAAAATTTGAACTACGACAAAAGCTTGCACAAGTCCGAGGGCGGAGAATGGGATTACGACCATAGTCTTAAAATCCCAGGTAGCCTGCCGATTGATTTGGGCTGGCTCCATGCGATTCACCAGGGGCATGTCCGTGTCCAACAGGGGTTACATCTCGCGCCTCCCGTGTTGGTGATGCGTAGCGGTTGCAGTTTCCGCGACGACGACTGGAACGAAGAATACACCCATTGCGACGGTGTGCTGAATGTTGAACACATCCGTGAATATGGGGCCAATTTGGGTCCGAGTGTGCAACTTGAAGAAATTGAAGGTGGCCTTCACGACCTTATTCTTTCACATAAACCTGCTCGTGACAACGCTTATCAAAAGATATTCAAGTTCTTGAACGATAACATAAAGTAA
- a CDS encoding glycosyl hydrolase family 5 produces the protein MKNRFLKSVLVLSTVLALVNCSEETADAINNLDPQANQPTEDNPNTLPADEPCWLLNAGSDFLIYSAGIVTDVNGNVVGTITFIDGTLTGSIVAIDGSVIVENVDASALPLVTRATVNATTTPTTPASSAGTSTTPTLSSATDPTPTLSSGSNPTIPVASSSSEKTAVTSSATNPQVQSSSSNQQQPKSSSATSSNQCDGKCLDSASGKCVDPHTTLKGSHDEQYAYDESCKINCYYDPTNQNCKNLGGGSAAPASSTSQPKSSSSVKSSSSQQQQQPKSSSSAKSSSSQQQIKSSSSQATNPNASAEEAKYLNAGAGGQQGFATRYWDCCMPHCAWPEHGGKAKTCDAKGKTPIGNNNGSICSNGQGTTCTSQTPIIVSEKLAYAFAATPGNDNTCGKCFALTFTGQGKYETKANHQALKGKTLVVMASNIGYDVQGGQFDVMIPGGGVGAFNGCANMGWGDQGAQYGGLLSKCEDEVGYDGDLLTKRKQCLTEKCNKSFANDAEAKEGCLFLATWMEAAGNPLHTYKEVDCPQALIQKF, from the coding sequence ATGAAAAACCGATTCCTAAAATCCGTGCTAGTTTTGAGCACTGTTCTAGCACTTGTCAACTGCTCCGAAGAAACCGCGGATGCAATCAATAACCTGGACCCCCAAGCTAACCAGCCCACAGAAGACAATCCCAACACGCTTCCGGCAGATGAACCTTGTTGGCTTTTGAATGCCGGCAGTGATTTTCTCATTTATTCTGCAGGCATTGTCACCGACGTTAACGGCAACGTAGTGGGCACCATCACCTTTATCGACGGAACTCTTACTGGTTCTATCGTCGCTATCGACGGCTCTGTGATCGTAGAAAACGTCGATGCCAGCGCACTCCCCCTCGTAACTCGCGCTACGGTGAACGCAACGACAACGCCGACGACTCCCGCTTCGTCTGCCGGCACCTCTACAACTCCCACGCTGTCTAGCGCAACGGATCCCACGCCGACGCTTTCTTCTGGCAGCAACCCCACTATTCCTGTGGCAAGCAGCTCTTCCGAAAAGACCGCTGTAACTTCTTCTGCCACAAACCCGCAAGTCCAAAGTTCTTCTTCGAATCAGCAGCAGCCGAAGTCCTCTTCTGCTACATCTAGCAATCAGTGCGACGGAAAATGCCTTGACAGCGCTTCGGGCAAGTGCGTCGATCCGCACACCACTCTCAAGGGTTCTCACGACGAACAATACGCCTATGACGAATCTTGCAAGATTAACTGCTATTACGATCCGACCAATCAAAATTGCAAAAACCTCGGCGGCGGCAGCGCAGCTCCGGCAAGCAGCACTTCTCAGCCGAAATCTAGCTCCAGCGTAAAATCTTCGAGTAGCCAGCAACAACAGCAACCGAAATCTTCGAGCTCTGCCAAGTCCTCTAGCAGCCAGCAGCAGATAAAGTCTTCGAGTTCGCAGGCCACAAATCCCAACGCCTCTGCAGAAGAAGCCAAGTACCTCAATGCAGGTGCAGGTGGACAACAGGGCTTTGCAACCCGTTACTGGGACTGCTGTATGCCCCACTGCGCATGGCCCGAACACGGCGGCAAGGCCAAGACCTGCGACGCCAAGGGTAAGACTCCTATCGGTAACAACAACGGCAGCATCTGCTCTAACGGCCAGGGCACCACTTGCACGAGCCAGACCCCCATTATCGTGAGCGAAAAACTCGCCTACGCTTTCGCAGCAACGCCGGGTAACGACAATACTTGCGGCAAGTGCTTCGCCCTCACCTTTACCGGTCAAGGCAAGTACGAAACAAAGGCTAACCACCAGGCACTCAAGGGCAAGACCCTCGTGGTGATGGCCTCGAACATCGGCTACGATGTGCAGGGCGGCCAGTTTGACGTGATGATTCCGGGCGGCGGCGTGGGAGCATTCAACGGTTGCGCCAACATGGGTTGGGGCGATCAAGGCGCTCAATACGGTGGTCTCCTCTCCAAGTGCGAAGACGAAGTCGGCTATGACGGCGACCTTCTGACCAAGCGCAAACAATGCCTTACCGAAAAGTGCAACAAGTCCTTCGCCAACGACGCCGAGGCCAAGGAAGGCTGCCTCTTCCTTGCCACCTGGATGGAAGCCGCAGGTAACCCGCTGCACACCTACAAGGAAGTGGATTGCCCGCAGGCCCTTATACAGAAATTTTAA
- a CDS encoding CAP domain-containing protein yields MTKKFYSIAASCAFAMAFGLSACSGDSSSGADANIDTGNEINIPVSDKGTSDNAFINEGWREDCLAKINAYRATEDLEPLTLASEEKQTCADKQSADDLKSGKAHGHFGDCGEWAQNSGPNFNGSFQKNASAVADYYLEMMWNEKKLVESGEADLNSDADYGKIGHYKNMRNKSYTKVACGIALSSDGKKGWFNVDFF; encoded by the coding sequence ATGACTAAGAAATTCTATTCAATTGCAGCGTCTTGCGCGTTTGCCATGGCATTCGGCCTTTCCGCCTGTTCCGGCGATTCGTCTTCGGGCGCGGATGCCAATATCGACACCGGCAACGAAATCAACATCCCCGTTTCGGACAAAGGAACATCGGATAATGCCTTTATCAACGAGGGCTGGCGCGAAGACTGCCTCGCGAAAATCAACGCATACCGCGCGACAGAAGACTTGGAACCGCTCACGCTCGCCTCCGAGGAAAAGCAGACTTGTGCCGATAAACAATCTGCCGACGATCTTAAGTCGGGCAAGGCTCATGGTCACTTTGGCGACTGTGGCGAATGGGCGCAGAACAGCGGGCCGAATTTCAATGGAAGTTTCCAGAAGAATGCCTCGGCCGTAGCGGACTACTATTTAGAAATGATGTGGAACGAAAAGAAACTCGTTGAAAGCGGCGAGGCGGACTTGAATAGCGACGCCGATTATGGCAAGATTGGCCACTACAAGAATATGCGTAACAAGAGTTACACCAAGGTCGCTTGCGGAATCGCCTTATCTTCCGATGGCAAGAAAGGTTGGTTCAACGTAGACTTTTTCTAG
- a CDS encoding GDSL-type esterase/lipase family protein, whose product MFGKLSIAASLAMAVSSALATTNVACVGNSITEGYGIWADKKYPDHLQEMLGNDYAVTNFGVSSMTFAGEKIKGGDNNSSYWKTDKFKAALASSPNIVIIELGTNDSKYFMESEGANYNYLYGQCEKSQLYADYEALIDTFAHLPTNPEIYATLQPYSNNVGWAIMDTAIVSQINPIIKETAVKKGVNIIDLHTLFQTPAWFLDDSVHPNATGAQELAKIVNKYMTLAKPTLKQEQATLQVSGTNYGIRWYKDGKLIEGADKTTLTLTEKGKYKALVKVENDNDSWLLSNEIEVNDLSGTTGIAPDRNKKAQPKLRKLRHKVDVKGRWVK is encoded by the coding sequence ATGTTTGGAAAATTATCGATAGCAGCCTCTTTGGCTATGGCCGTTTCTAGCGCCCTAGCCACCACAAATGTCGCCTGCGTAGGCAACAGCATTACCGAAGGCTACGGAATCTGGGCCGACAAGAAATACCCCGATCACCTGCAAGAAATGCTCGGGAACGATTACGCCGTCACAAACTTTGGCGTGTCTTCGATGACATTTGCAGGTGAGAAAATCAAGGGCGGCGACAATAATTCAAGCTACTGGAAAACCGATAAGTTCAAGGCGGCTCTTGCCTCTTCGCCAAACATCGTAATCATTGAACTCGGCACCAACGACAGCAAGTACTTTATGGAAAGCGAGGGCGCCAATTACAATTACCTTTACGGGCAATGCGAAAAGTCCCAGTTGTACGCCGATTACGAGGCGCTAATCGACACGTTTGCGCACCTGCCCACCAATCCCGAAATTTACGCGACGCTGCAGCCCTACAGCAACAACGTGGGCTGGGCCATCATGGATACGGCTATCGTAAGCCAAATCAACCCGATTATCAAGGAAACCGCCGTCAAGAAGGGCGTCAACATCATCGATCTACATACGCTGTTCCAGACCCCCGCATGGTTCTTGGACGATAGCGTCCACCCGAATGCGACAGGCGCTCAAGAACTTGCGAAAATCGTGAACAAGTACATGACGCTTGCAAAACCCACACTCAAGCAAGAGCAGGCCACCTTGCAAGTGAGCGGCACGAATTACGGAATCCGCTGGTACAAAGACGGCAAGTTGATTGAAGGCGCCGACAAGACAACCCTTACGCTGACCGAAAAGGGCAAGTACAAGGCTCTTGTAAAAGTCGAAAACGACAACGATTCCTGGCTTTTGAGCAATGAAATCGAAGTGAACGATTTGAGCGGCACAACAGGAATCGCTCCGGACCGCAACAAAAAAGCGCAGCCGAAGCTACGCAAATTACGTCATAAAGTCGATGTGAAGGGAAGATGGGTCAAGTAA
- the dnaN gene encoding DNA polymerase III subunit beta → MKFNIKKSVLQEALQIAISAIPNKSTLQILNDYSLRLEGNTLEICATDLNLGVRIKLEVEGERDGEALINARKFSDLVKALVPSCENVSIDVQDHLTRIKWSEKGQASITSFDASDFPPFPEVEGSTLTLAASELAFLVEKTAFAVSTDNTRQNLNGVFMEAKDGKISMVATDGHRMGRASIEQEGANLESGVIVLPKVLQLVLRLAKNEDSVEICTTETHVLFRIGATQIISKLIEGPYPNYRAVIPQNFERTVQANATELLDKVHCILPMANPRTHQIRFQMDGNNMELSATDPDVGGETREALAVTHNGEGSFSIGFDGRYFYEILGMCKSEEVVLKMNTPIGACIIEPVGDDMGFSFLLMPLRLAD, encoded by the coding sequence ATGAAGTTCAATATCAAGAAATCCGTATTGCAGGAAGCGCTCCAGATTGCTATCAGCGCCATCCCCAATAAGTCCACCCTGCAAATCCTTAACGACTATTCGCTGCGTCTCGAAGGAAACACTCTCGAAATTTGCGCTACCGACTTGAACCTCGGTGTGAGGATTAAGCTAGAAGTCGAAGGCGAACGCGATGGCGAAGCCTTGATCAACGCCCGCAAGTTCTCCGACCTCGTTAAGGCCCTCGTGCCTAGCTGCGAAAACGTAAGCATCGACGTGCAGGATCACTTGACCCGCATCAAGTGGAGCGAAAAGGGCCAGGCCTCCATTACGAGTTTCGACGCCAGCGACTTCCCGCCGTTCCCCGAAGTCGAAGGCAGCACCCTTACTCTTGCTGCAAGCGAACTTGCATTCCTGGTTGAAAAGACCGCATTTGCCGTTTCTACCGACAACACCCGCCAGAACCTGAACGGCGTGTTCATGGAAGCCAAGGACGGCAAGATCTCCATGGTCGCTACCGACGGTCACCGCATGGGCCGTGCAAGCATCGAACAGGAAGGCGCAAACCTTGAATCCGGCGTGATCGTTCTCCCGAAGGTTCTGCAGCTCGTGCTCCGCCTCGCCAAGAACGAAGACTCTGTCGAAATCTGCACCACCGAAACTCACGTGCTGTTCCGCATTGGCGCAACGCAGATTATCTCCAAGCTTATCGAAGGTCCGTACCCGAACTACCGCGCCGTGATTCCGCAGAATTTCGAACGCACCGTTCAGGCCAACGCTACCGAACTGTTGGACAAGGTTCACTGTATCTTGCCGATGGCCAACCCGCGTACGCACCAGATCCGTTTCCAGATGGACGGCAACAACATGGAACTTTCTGCTACCGACCCGGATGTCGGCGGCGAAACCCGCGAAGCCTTGGCTGTGACCCACAATGGTGAAGGCAGCTTCAGCATTGGCTTTGACGGCCGTTACTTCTACGAAATCCTCGGCATGTGCAAGAGCGAAGAAGTGGTGCTCAAGATGAACACCCCGATTGGCGCCTGCATCATCGAACCGGTTGGTGACGACATGGGCTTCAGCTTCTTGCTGATGCCGCTCCGCCTCGCCGACTAA
- a CDS encoding ABC-F family ATP-binding cassette domain-containing protein, with protein sequence MIQIQNISKSFGEQVLLDGASMLVGDHERVGLVGRNGCGKSTLFKMILGQECIDGGSIDIPKKYTLGYLQQHLNFTHATVHEEACSVLKPNEDGWIEEHKVEAILFGLGFDEESMHKSPALLSGGFQIRLNLAKVLASEPDMLLLDEPTNYLDIVSMRWLSRFLRSWKGEVLLITHDHHFMDEVCTHTVGIHRHKMRKVKGTVEKLRETIAEEEEVAQRTQENEAKKKAQLEQVIERFRYKAAKAAMVQSKIKAAAKLATGERLTHERNLDFSFTEAGFPGKRMLQIKELHFAYGEGPELITDLTMEVFKGDRIAIIGPNGRGKTTLLNLIAKELQPTAGEISHNPNLQINYFGQTNINRLNLDNTVEEEIASAIEEVAQKSRARGLAGLMMFSGDAALKKVKVLSGGERSRVLLGKILASPCNMLLLDEPTNHLDMESIESLIDALEDYEGTAMVVTHDEELLHAFATRLVVFDGGKCRVFEGTYADFLEKVGWASEKKPGGSESANIKVSNIDVKTDAPTSAPRAKEDRKARADYIAERSKIIKPLEKKLAKLEEDIAKAEALGGELEAKLVTASESGDGNAITAIAKDMDDNKKKIDQLYEEWEKVSAELEAARDKYPI encoded by the coding sequence GTGATTCAAATTCAGAACATTTCGAAGTCTTTTGGTGAGCAGGTGCTGCTTGACGGCGCCTCTATGCTTGTAGGCGACCACGAACGCGTGGGCCTTGTGGGCCGCAACGGTTGCGGCAAATCTACCCTTTTCAAGATGATTCTCGGCCAGGAATGCATCGATGGCGGAAGCATCGACATTCCCAAGAAATACACGCTGGGTTACCTGCAACAGCACCTGAACTTTACGCACGCCACGGTTCACGAAGAAGCCTGCAGCGTACTCAAGCCCAATGAAGACGGCTGGATTGAGGAGCATAAAGTCGAAGCGATTCTGTTCGGTCTGGGTTTCGATGAAGAATCCATGCACAAGAGCCCCGCACTCCTTTCGGGCGGTTTCCAGATTCGCCTGAACTTGGCGAAGGTCTTGGCCTCTGAACCCGACATGCTGTTGCTCGACGAACCGACCAACTATCTGGACATTGTGTCGATGCGCTGGCTCAGCCGCTTTTTGCGCAGCTGGAAAGGCGAAGTCCTTTTAATTACCCACGACCACCATTTTATGGACGAGGTCTGCACTCACACGGTGGGCATTCACCGCCACAAGATGCGTAAGGTCAAGGGCACCGTAGAAAAACTCCGCGAAACGATTGCCGAAGAAGAAGAAGTCGCCCAGCGCACACAGGAAAACGAGGCGAAAAAGAAGGCCCAGCTGGAACAGGTCATCGAACGTTTCCGCTACAAAGCCGCAAAGGCCGCCATGGTGCAATCCAAGATTAAGGCGGCGGCAAAGCTTGCCACTGGCGAACGCCTCACCCACGAAAGGAACCTCGACTTTAGCTTTACCGAAGCAGGGTTCCCCGGCAAGCGCATGCTCCAAATCAAGGAACTGCACTTTGCCTATGGCGAAGGCCCGGAACTGATTACCGACCTCACCATGGAAGTTTTCAAGGGCGACCGCATCGCAATCATTGGCCCGAATGGTCGCGGTAAAACAACGCTTTTGAACTTGATTGCCAAAGAACTGCAACCGACCGCCGGCGAAATCAGCCACAATCCGAATTTGCAGATTAACTACTTCGGCCAGACGAATATCAACCGCCTGAACCTCGACAACACTGTTGAAGAAGAAATCGCCTCGGCCATCGAAGAAGTGGCACAGAAGAGCCGCGCCCGCGGACTTGCCGGCCTCATGATGTTCAGCGGCGATGCAGCATTAAAGAAGGTGAAGGTGCTCAGCGGTGGCGAACGTAGCCGCGTGCTCCTCGGAAAGATTCTTGCAAGCCCCTGCAACATGTTGCTGCTTGACGAACCGACAAACCACTTGGACATGGAATCCATCGAAAGCCTGATTGACGCCCTCGAAGATTACGAAGGCACGGCGATGGTGGTGACCCATGACGAAGAATTGCTGCACGCATTCGCTACAAGGCTCGTGGTATTCGACGGTGGCAAGTGCCGCGTGTTCGAAGGCACCTACGCCGACTTCCTCGAAAAGGTGGGCTGGGCTAGCGAAAAGAAACCGGGCGGTTCCGAATCAGCGAACATCAAGGTTTCCAACATCGACGTGAAAACGGATGCACCCACCAGTGCTCCCCGCGCCAAAGAAGACCGCAAGGCTCGCGCCGATTACATCGCCGAACGTAGCAAGATTATCAAGCCGCTCGAAAAGAAACTCGCAAAGCTCGAAGAAGACATCGCAAAGGCCGAAGCCTTGGGCGGTGAACTCGAAGCCAAACTCGTGACCGCCTCTGAAAGCGGCGACGGCAATGCCATTACCGCCATCGCAAAGGACATGGACGACAACAAGAAGAAAATCGACCAGCTCTACGAGGAATGGGAAAAGGTATCCGCCGAGCTCGAAGCCGCCCGCGATAAATATCCTATATAA
- a CDS encoding co-chaperone GroES family protein produces the protein MLNPLKNVVVIGDRILIKPLEASNKTGSGLYLPPSVREHDSVHTGLVVKVGPGYPLPVTQDSDAVFRGESPDEVKYLPLQVKEGDEALYLHANGHEIEVDGERYIIISQNAVLMVMREDVPDDVAGIENL, from the coding sequence ATGCTGAATCCGCTAAAGAATGTCGTGGTCATTGGTGACCGAATCCTGATTAAGCCCCTAGAAGCATCGAACAAGACCGGAAGCGGCCTTTATTTGCCTCCGAGTGTTCGCGAACATGATTCCGTGCATACGGGTTTGGTTGTCAAAGTGGGGCCTGGTTACCCGCTCCCTGTGACGCAGGATAGCGATGCCGTATTCCGCGGTGAATCTCCGGACGAAGTCAAGTACTTGCCGCTGCAAGTCAAAGAAGGCGACGAGGCCCTTTACCTGCATGCAAACGGTCATGAAATCGAAGTAGACGGCGAGCGCTATATAATTATCTCGCAGAACGCCGTGCTCATGGTCATGCGCGAAGACGTCCCCGACGACGTTGCCGGAATCGAGAACTTGTAA